From one Budorcas taxicolor isolate Tak-1 chromosome 21, Takin1.1, whole genome shotgun sequence genomic stretch:
- the LOC128066857 gene encoding methylmalonyl-CoA epimerase, mitochondrial isoform X2, with protein sequence MLPKMARVLKAAAASAAGAVPVWNLGRLNHVAIAVPDLEKARAFYKNVLGAEVGEPVPLPEHGVSVVFVNLGNTKMELLHPLGSDSPIAGFLKKNKAGGMHHVCIEVDNINVAVMDLKEKKIRILSEEAKIGAHGKPVIFLHPSDCGGVLVELEQA encoded by the exons ATGCTTCCCAAAATGGCACGAGTGCTGAAGGCGGCGGCCGCGAGCGCCGCAG GGGCTGTCCCTGTATGGAACCTGGGTCGACTCAACCATGTTGCAATCGCAGTGCCAGACTTGGAAAAGGCCAgagcattttataaaaatgttctggGGGCCGAGGTGGGTGAGCCAGTCCCTCTTCCAGAGCATGGAGTGTCCGTCGTTTTTGTCAACCTGGGAAACACCAAGATGGAGCTGTTGCACCCACTGGGAAGTGACAGTCCAATTGCAGGATTCCTAAAGAAAAACAAGGCTGGAGGGATGCACCATGTCTGCATTGAG gTGGATAATATAAATGTGGCTGTGATggatttgaaagaaaagaagattcGTATTTTAAGTGAAGAGGCCAAAATAGGAGCACATGGAAAACCAGTGATCTTTCTCCATCCTAGTGACTGTGGTGGAGTCCTTGTGGAATTGGAGCAAGCCTGA
- the LOC128066857 gene encoding methylmalonyl-CoA epimerase, mitochondrial isoform X1, whose product MLPKMARVLKAAAASAAGLFPRLRTPVSTVRTSASLSSHPGAVPVWNLGRLNHVAIAVPDLEKARAFYKNVLGAEVGEPVPLPEHGVSVVFVNLGNTKMELLHPLGSDSPIAGFLKKNKAGGMHHVCIEVDNINVAVMDLKEKKIRILSEEAKIGAHGKPVIFLHPSDCGGVLVELEQA is encoded by the exons ATGCTTCCCAAAATGGCACGAGTGCTGAAGGCGGCGGCCGCGAGCGCCGCAG GGCTTTTCCCCAGACTTCGGACTCCAGTTTCAACAGTAAGAACTTCCGCATCGCTGTCCTCGCATCCAGGGGCTGTCCCTGTATGGAACCTGGGTCGACTCAACCATGTTGCAATCGCAGTGCCAGACTTGGAAAAGGCCAgagcattttataaaaatgttctggGGGCCGAGGTGGGTGAGCCAGTCCCTCTTCCAGAGCATGGAGTGTCCGTCGTTTTTGTCAACCTGGGAAACACCAAGATGGAGCTGTTGCACCCACTGGGAAGTGACAGTCCAATTGCAGGATTCCTAAAGAAAAACAAGGCTGGAGGGATGCACCATGTCTGCATTGAG gTGGATAATATAAATGTGGCTGTGATggatttgaaagaaaagaagattcGTATTTTAAGTGAAGAGGCCAAAATAGGAGCACATGGAAAACCAGTGATCTTTCTCCATCCTAGTGACTGTGGTGGAGTCCTTGTGGAATTGGAGCAAGCCTGA
- the LOC128066786 gene encoding U3 small nucleolar ribonucleoprotein protein MPP10-like yields the protein MRHCPERQSAMARPAWRRRTLERCLREVGKATDSPECFLTIQGELASKFTSLTKVLYDFNKVLENDRKHGSPLEKLMINNFDDEQIWQQLELQNEPILQHFQSTVSETIEDEDISLLPESEEQECEEDVMELEAAGQEDLEQDLEEEEVEEAEEEEVSDLSADDPEADERAKNSSKLDLRKSPDFSDEDSDLDFDISKLERQSKVQSRVPRKPTEKSIVDDKFFKLSEMETFLENMEKEEEHRDDQEEDDIDFFEDVDSDEDEGGLFGGQDLKSGKSSRNLKYKDFFDPVESDEDVASVHDDGNELASNKEEEIAEEGEESISETDEDDDLEESGDSKQHKETLKRVTFALPNDEDTEDTNVLNVQKDYDEVKSSFEKRQEKMNEKIASLEKELLEKKPWQLQGEVTAQKRPENSLLEETLHFDHAVRMAPVITEETTLQLEDIIKQRIRDQAWDDVVRKEKPKEDAFEYKKRLTLDHEKSKLSLAEIYEQEYIKLNQQKTAEEENPEHVEIQKMMDSLFLKLDALSNFHFIPKPPVPEIKVVSNLPAVTMEEVAPVSVSDAALLAPEEVKEKNKAGDIKTAAEKTATDKKRERRKKKYQKHLKIKEKEKRRRLLEKNNPDQAGRYTKAAASEKLKQLTKTGKASLLKDEGKDKALKSSQAFFSKLQDQVKMQISNAKKTDKKKKKNQDISVHKLKL from the exons ATGCGGCACTGTCCCGAGCGGCAGTCAGCCATGGCCCGGCCAGCCTGGCGTCGGCGGACCCTGGAGCGGTGCCTGAGGGAGGTCGGTAAAGCCACCGACAGCCCAGAGTGCTTCCTCAC CATTCAAGGTGAACTGGCATCAAAGTTTACTTCTTTGACAAAAGTACTTTATGATTTTAATAAAGTACTAGAGAATGACAGGAAACATGGGAGTCCTTTAGAAAAATTGATGATAAATAATTTCGATGATGAGCAGATTTGGCAACAATTGGAACTACAAAATGAACCAATTTTACAGCACTTCCAGAGTACAGTTAGTGAAACCATTGAAGATGAAGACATCAGTCTTCTCCCAGAGAGTGAAGAGCAGGAGTGTGAAGAAGATGTGATGGAGCTGGAGGCTGCTGGCCAGGAGGACCTGGAACAAGAtttagaggaggaggaggtggaggaagcagaggaagaggaagtgTCAGACCTGAGTGCTGATGATCCTGAAGCAGATGAGAGAGCCAAAAACTCAAGCAAATTGGATCTGAGGAAAAGCCCAGATTTCAGCGATGAGGACTCTGATCTTGATTTTGATATCAGCAAACTGGAACGTCAGAGCAAGGTGCAAAGCAGAGTGCCTAGGAAACCAACAGAAAAGTCCATAGTAGATGATAAATTCTTCAAGCTCTCTGAGATGGAGACCTTTTTagaaaacatggaaaaggaagaggaacacaGAGATGACCAAGAGGAAGATGATATTGATTTTTTTGAAGATGTGGATTCCGATGAAGATGAAGGAGGACTGTTTGGAGGCCAGGATCTTAAG tcAGGTAAAAGTTCCAGAAACCTGAAATACAAAGATTTCTTTGATCCAGTTGAAAGTGATGAAGATGTAGCAAGTGTCCACGATGATGGGAATGAACTGGCTTCAAATAAAGAGGAAGAGATTgctgaagaaggagaagaaagcatTTCTGAGAC GGATGAAGATGATGACcttgaagaaagtggagacagTAAACAACATAAAGAAACCTTGAAAAGAGTGACCTTTGCTCTGCCCAATGATGAGGACACTGAAGATACAAATGTCTTAAATGTACAGAAAGACTATGATGAAGTCAAATCCTCTTTTGAAAAAAGACAAGAGAAG ATGAATGAAAAAATTGCATCTTTGGAAAAAGAGTTGTTGGAGAAGAAACCTTGGCAGCTTCAAGGAGAAGTGACAGCGCAGAAGCGGCCCGAGAACAGCCTCCTGGAAGAGACCCTGCACTTTGACCACGCCGTGCGCATGG CACCTGTGATCACAGAGGAAACCACTCTCCAACTAGAGGATATCATTAAGCAGAGGATAAGAGATCAG GCTTGGGATGATGTTGTACGCAAAGAAAAGCCTAAAGAGGATGCATTTGAGTATAAAAAGCGTTTAACACTGGACCACGAAAAGAGTAAACTGAGCCTTGCTGAAATTTACGAACAGGAGTACATCAAACTCAACCAG CAAAAAACAGCAGAGGAAGAAAATCCAGAGCATGTAGAAATCCAGAAGATGATGGACTCCCTCTTCTTAAAGTTGGATGCGCTCTCAAACTTCCACTTTATCCCCAAGCCA CCTGTTCCAGAGATTAAAGTGGTATCAAATCTGCCCGCTGTCACCATGGAGGAGGTTGCCCCCGTGAGTGTCAGTGACGCAGCCCTCCTGGCCCCAGAGGAGGTCAAG gagaaaaataaagctggagaTATAAAAACAGCTGCTGAGAAAACAGCTACAGACAAGAAAcgagaaaggaggaaaaagaaatatcaaaagcatttgaaaataaaggagaaagaaaagcggAGAAGACTTCTTGAAAAGAATAACCCAGACCAGGCAGGGAGATACACCAAAGCAGCAGCCTCTGAGAAGCTGAAACAGCTGACCAAGACGGGCAAAGCCTCTCTGCTAAAG GATGAAGGTAAAGACAAAGCCTTAAAATCATCTCAGGCATTCTTTTCTAAACTACAAGATCAAGTGAAAATGCAAATCAGCAATGCaaagaaaacagacaagaaaaagaagaaaaaccaggATATATCGGTTCATAAATTAAAGCTgtaa